From the genome of Solanum stenotomum isolate F172 chromosome 5, ASM1918654v1, whole genome shotgun sequence:
AATTTTCAAGTATGAGTTTGATTGCGATGATTGCTCCACCGTTAGAGCGATTTGTCTTAAATGAAATTACAGTAAAGACTCATTTCCAGTTTGTTCTTTCTCCTTTTCACCCTATATAGACTAACAGGAcaattgaaaattttacaaCAAAAAGAGGATATATAGCAGTTTTGAAAAAGACGATTCTCGAAAAGAGAATAGAGTTAAAACTGGGAAAGTGCTTAAAAGAAGGGGGGAAGTTCAAAACAGAAATAATGAGGTTTtgtatcttcttttttttggtaagtAATGAAGTTTTGCATCTTGTTTTGTGGAAAACTGATGGGCATTATATAGTTGTCTCTTTCACCAAACTTttccaaaaaccaaaaaaataataattggaaAAGCCCTCTCAAATCAAACAGCAAAGAGCTTCCTCTTCTAAATTGTGCCCCGTGGGTAAGGGGCACCAAAGAAATAATGAGAAGTACATTAAAAGCGCTAACAGTTAATGGTGACATGACATTACGAGAATCCTATGAAGGAAAGCGGAAGGTTGCATTAGTATCTTGGGAACAGGTGTGCTTTCCTAAGAACTGGAATGTCGCTTTTGTTGGGAAACTGCTATAGGAATTAGTAGAACACAAAATTTCACTTTGGGTAAAGTGGGTGCATGGCATGTACATAAAAGATAATTCTAATATTTGGACACATCAAGCTCCTCAAGACTCTAGTTGGTATTGGAAAAAGCTCAATGAGCTAAAGGAGGAAATAAATGAAGACCTGATACCACCACGGAAAATACAACCTTACTGCTGGAGGAAACTACTTGATAACTAGTAGTTACATTGCTATCACTtctaaaaaatcactatttccCTATTGAATCggtgagaaaagaaaaaatagtaatgTTTTCATACGAAAAAATTAGGAAGCTTCCCACTATTTCAGTGAGAATCCGTTTCCGACCAAGCATTTTCCCAGTGAGCGACTGGTTCAGTGGAAAATATGAATGtgaaaatcatatttcataGCACAAATTTCCCACTGACTTGCGGTGGAAAAAACCTTTGTTTCTAGTAGTGTATCCTTGGATAACAAAGAAGACTGGACACTGCTAAACTTATATGGACTGCTGTAGCACACCTAGACACAGGTTTATACTATGAAAGGTTTAGCACAATCTTCAAAAGAGTAACTGTTCATAGCGAGGTTGTTCTTACATGGATTAAGATAGAAATTATAGAAAGGATAGATATACTTAAGGTGTCTTGGAAGGCTCCTAGATGTTAAGGATTTTTGCATTCAATACTGTGTAATTAGATGATGCTTCTGAGGCTTAACTCCCATTGCCTGGTTGGTGTGGGATTAGGTGCTCTTTAGGTGTTTGCTTTTATTGTTGTCAATGGTAATATTCACagatgttaccaaaaaaaaaaagcaagatAGAGAGAGATGGAGACAGAGAGAAGTCTACTTGGGGTGGACATAAGCCTTTTCGGCTATTGAAAAGACTTGGTTTGGAAATGGGATATTCACATGTTCTTGTCTGTTCTCTATTGGACATTGCCTTCATTAAGGTCCCGTTTGGACTTTAAAAACAAATCTTTTTTCTCAAAGTGTATTTTCAAATTAATGTTTGGTTAATAAAAGTTACTATTTTCCAACTTGGGTTTGCCTTGAACTGAAAGGTGCGGAAGGACAAGGTTCGTGTAGAGGGGACAAAGCTAAAAAGATGAACATCTCGGAAGAAACAACATACCATAACAAATTCAACAAAACCGATACGGGTAGAGTGCACTTGATCCCCCAAAAGCCTCAGACGAGAAACCTGCAAAGGAAGAATTATCATTCAGCTTCACCTCTTAAGTCAAGATTCACATTGTATTGAGAGATTTTGAACATCATACTGACCACACCACATCTTGTCTCAAAAAAGAATTTGACATCAGCTTGAGACACCTGTTGATCATAGAGTAGATTTATTTctgaaatataaaatgaaacagcaagcagtgttatcaaaagcgaaaagcgcaaaaaagAGCTCTAAGGTCTATTGGGGCTTTAAGAGCAAAGCACAAATAAAGAgtgggctttaatgaaaaaaggcacaaatggagaaaaaatatgaatatatatgttAAGTCCAAGACAAATAATTATAAGCACGAATAACAAATATATGGACAacgaaattgaaaaaaaaaataatggtcAAGTGAAACATCAATGGTTTAATGTTGCCTCTTCATGAAATGCTCATTGGCTAGAAAACGTATGACTTAGAGCCTTGATGACGATACTAAAACACACATTAAGTGAGGCAAAGTGCTCAACATGTTTTGAGGCCACAAGCCAGAGAATAAAACAACTGGTGCGTGCACAAGCTACAAAAATATCCAATAGAAAGATGCCGTCAAGAAAAAAACATCGTTGTTTTTAGAAGATTTCAAACATGAAACACCATACCATCTTATCGATATTTGTACAATAGACTGTCCTAGCACACATTTCACGCTCATCCTCTGACTGCATATAAATCAAAACAACACGTCAGCTGACAAGAAAGCAATTAGTTGTCCTCGACTCCACAAGGATGATATAGAACCATAagcaaatatttaagtaatatCCTCCAGATACAGCACAATGAAATGCCAAAAATTTGCATACCCTTGGAAGGAATGTAGGATTCACAGGTAGAATAGCGGTTTTTGAAGGTAGAACCTTGAGTTGGGAGAAACCTAAAATTGTTCCACAAAGACAAAGCGACGCTTTTGCAGAATCTGTTCAGAATGATTCCAAATGACATTATAAGTTTCAACTGTTCAGCAAACTTAAGAATTTCAGCCAAAAcatactactccctctgtcacAATTTAGGTAATGCAGTTTTACtggacacaaaatttaagaaatatggGAAGACTTTGTAATATTCAAAACCTAcccttaaaataaatgaattattaaatAGAAGAGTACACCTTCTGTGGACTTTTTGCCAAATAAGTAGGACCCAATATGGGTAAAATGTTGATGGAATCATtaaatatttgccaaataaggaaatgtgtaattctttttgggactgactaaaaaagaaagtgtgTCACAAAAATTGTGACAGGGGGAGTACTTACATTCATCAGCGAACTCAACAAAGGCAAAGCGAAGGCGGGAGTGTGGATCACCACAAACTCGGCAGTCCACGACCTGCAAATAAGCACCACCAAAATGAAAACAACAACATTCTTTAATAGAGTAACACATCAAGAAGTTGTACAAAGACAGTCTACTTTCGGAAACATTCTAACTAAGTCATTGCAAAAGGAAAACTAAGATGACAAACGGGAACATAAACATCATTACTTCATTTAACATTTACCCACACGTTGCAGCCCCAACACACACACATCAAATCTATGCCCTTCTGCACCTATCAAACTTCTGTTCCAATAGTAAATAGTTAAAATGGGTGTATGGAAATGTCAATTCTCATTAAATGCACCTGGAAAGAACAAAGCATGAGGCGTAGATCCCAATTTTTAAGGCAAAAAATGCTACACCCAGAGAGACCAAGCATGCAGGTCTCACCATGGACCAAACTGCACGCTCTTGAGTGTGATGATGGAAGTTAGGAGACAACAGGAACCAACAACCCAAGTTCCTCTATACTGAActatgggggggggggggggggggNNGGGGGTGATTTGAAAAGTGTAAGTCTTTGCATACATATATTTTGTATGCTTAACACTGATAAGCATGAGGGCTAGTCCCCTTTTGTCAAAGACATCTTCACAAAAGTGAAGTGTCGCATACTTTTCTGTTTAGAGAACAACGTCATGGGGCAAACATGGATCCACTCAAGGACCTACTGATTTAGGTAAATAGCTAATGTGTTCCCCGACTGGAGAGGTCTTTTTTTAGGACAAACTATGTGCTTCTCAAAAAAGTCGTTAGAAATGTACAggatttaaaatgaaaaaatatacatataaatatagCTGTCTGGCTGctttttctttatgttatgcTTAGAGGAGTAATCTACCATAAGTCATTTTACAGGTAGTCCAAGTTAGCGTGGATAGTGCAGCTTTATACAAATTAACAGAAACGGAAGGTAATTACTTGTTTCTTGCTTTCTCAAGTTATAAAAAGAAGCATGCACGTAAGAACTCAAATATCTGATATGATGATTCAATCAATGTTCAAAAGGGCGTAGTGACTTACTTGTCCATATGCACTAAATAGCGCAGCAAGCTGCTCTTCCGTGATCTATATTTAAGGTAAAAGgcaaaataagaaaaactacataaatacTAATATATAACATCATACAAAATTCAACAATCGTAGATCATTACATACATTGATATCAAGGTCGGAAACGTAGACTGTTCGCCTAATGCTATCTTCTCTTTGAGCTCTAAAAGATCTACTGTGCATTCTCCTTCTGCTTTGGTTAAAGTTGTTTCCTCTctgtgaaaaaataaatgtgaGACAAAAGAAAGGACTTTCACCACACAAGAAAGCATGACAAACCCAATTACTTGAGATGGTTGTTCATGATTCAGATTGGTCATTAAGACATTAAACAAGACCAAAAATTGAGCTACACGATGccatagtaaattaaaaatgtCAAGTAAGTAAAATTGTAAGTGGTTTTCCACTAGTAGGCTAGTAGCATCGCTGTCACCAGGCTATAATGCACATTTTCATTTGAATGTAAGCAAATTTGATGATCTGACCAAAGCTTTTGAGTTGCCGTAtgtgaaataacaaattatcCCTTTATATCTCATCCATATATAGCAAAAGTTATGTTTAGTATCACAAAACAACCAATGTAATGAAATCAAACAGCTAGCACATGCACATTAAACGACAAATTCCACGATATCCACTAACATGATCCAATGTAATGAAATGGCATAACTAACGCATGCTTAGATGGTACTCATACACTCAAACCAGCTAAGCAAACCAAAGGAATTGATCGCATTTAACTAACTTAATGCCAATTTTCAGTTTTTAACACATGGGCCTGGTTTCTAAATTCAGTTCAATTGGAAGCCCTTGAAAAATTATTAATGTCGAAATGCATTTGGACCGTTGCAACAACTTAAAGTGGAAACTAATCATTTAAAATCCTCACAGGATCAATAGTTACCCAAAATACATGGAATGTCCAAACAAACACATTTCTtaccaaaaaatatatgaaaatatctCAAACAAGCATGAAAATAACAGTTACATTTCCCTCAATACCAGCTATTACTGGCAGTCCGGCACAAACTAATGTACACACACACAATTTCGACAAAATTCAACACGGATACTTTAAACCATGTTCAgtcatgagaaaaaaaaaaacttaaaacagACTATAACAACATCAAAATAGCAATTATGATTATTCCAAGTAATCATCCAATTAACAATTGTTCAGTCATGAAAACAGACCTCAAAACAGACTATAGCAACATCAAAATTGCAATTATTCCAATTAATCATCCAACTAACAATTATTCAGTCATCAAAAAGAGCTTAAAATacacaaaaacaagaaaataagatCCCAAAATATTAACAATACCCTTCTGTTATTTCTGAAACCATCACCTCCCATTGTCATCTTATCAGCTGtcacaaaattgttgaaaattatCTGATCACGATTATACGAAGAAGGAACAAATTCCTTAGCCATTGGATTCAGCTTCAGATTATTCAACATATGAACAACAATATCTTGCATTTCATACTCCGATTTTCCATTCGACACCACATCAGACTCTTCAACAACACCATTAACTACAGATTCAGACTTCACATTTGGCACAACAACCtcaataacatcaatttcatcacACCCTTTTGCACCAGCCgccattgaaacaaaaaaaaactcaaactttAACAAGAAAACAGATAAAAAGAGGAATTCTTGATTCCAATAAATTAAAGATCAGATTTTTACAGGAAAAATCTAATCTTTACACAACCCCAATATAGAAATATGTAAAATTAATTATGGGTATAGATCAAAAACTCAAATCTGTAATctgaaattgaattattttagaGCAAAATGTGTTCAAGAAAAGCTTATTGATCGAGACCCATTTGGggaatcaaaagaaaatgatgagTGAAAGAGAAGACAGACACAGGAAGAGAGAGCTAAGAAGGGGTTTTTGACAAATTTGATCAAATGGTTGAGTAATGGATTTTGGTGGTGTGGTTTATCAAGAAAACAACATGTGGCTTTGGGCTTTGGCCTATTGCAAATTGCAACTCTTTTGTGGCATTGTGTATTGGGTACACATATCAAGGAAGGGAAttgtagaaaaagaaaaaaaaaataaaaatttataatcgTGGTGTGCGAATTAACATGTACATAACAACATCAATCAAGTAGTCCGTCAAACTAATCACTAAGTAAATGTAATAAAGACAATATTTATGCAGATATTACCTCTATCTTAAAAGATACCTCTTATCATATGTGGAGAGTGAAGACCATTTATATGCACTTCAACCAATTTTATATCAACGATATTCAAAACATGATAAATCGAATTGGATCAAATTAAGAAACTTATTTCGTGAATCTACATATTatcaacccacttcattagcTACCTAATACATCCTTGGTGCATAGGAACAAACATTTGAATGctacaaaattataatatatattttttacattgaTTTATGCCACAAAATGAAGATgtttttttgtaaaagaatataaaatgaaaaataattttataaatgaatataaaatcatttgattctttacttttaaaaaaatatatatttccaCAATATCAAATACATTAATCTAATAATAGTTGTCAATTAGGAATAACATAACACATAGATAGATGTACAGTTGAACACCTCAAGTTTCATTTGTGATTatttaggcattttaactttacaTAGATGTATCTTGCGAACATTTCAGCTTTGAGATGGATTTAGACACCTTTTAAGGTTATATATTATAGATGTgcattcttaaaattaaaatgtttacGGAGttgattcaaattaaattaagatattgagacttgtatttttaaaattgactatttaattatcatttgagactaaattaaaatatttatgtatgtattatgTCATTAGAAATTGACAACTAAAATTCCTATGTATTCCTTGTATAGATAAGTAGAGTAAAATAAGTGGTTTTACACTAGGACAAGAATATACATGTACCTATCTTTGCATAATTTCTTACTTTTTgcaagaatatttttaaaatgagttaaatGCCTAGGGAATAGTGCACCATTATGATCATCAAATACACTCACTTTCACTCCATACcgtatttcttttttttttcaaagagtattatatattttatattgaaattcgACTAAATTCGAATTTACATCGAAAAATCCcccattaaaaataaaacgttctctaataaaaatatatccgTACCCAAAGAGACTCAAATCTAAAACCTATTAGTTAAGGATAAAAGTACTTACCACTCTCTACCATAATCTCTATATGCTCTATAGCTTAATAATTGGCCCACAATGTACTTTTTGTTTCATCTATTGACAAACATAaggatataataataataataataataataattaaaaagaaaagaaaagatcgTCTGATTTTGTagtcttttataaatttatttgtgattttatgttatttgaaattttcatttttatatattaataaaagaatagtatgaaaataatctttttttctaCTAAATTTCGTAAGTTCTCATATAAGACAATTTactcaaaagaaaataagttgGTTAAGGATTTTAATACAACTTCtttgatgaaaatatggataataagttttataaatgatatttcacGTTGAGCATCTCCTCCCTATTCCGACACCCCCATTGACTGTGACTCACACACTCCCACCCCACCGCATTTGTGACtatttaattactttaattGGACATATGTGTGTCTCGTGaatatcttaattttaaaattatgtaattagATATCTTTTAAGAGGATGCATTCTAGATAGGTATTCTCTTACGCAACTAACTTAAATCGAATCAATGTATCCAAATACGTTAGATGAATATTTAGTTGCTAATTaagacaaaatcaaaatatttaaagagtattttattttcaaaaataagatTTCCCAATGTAAGTTTAAATTATTACTATGCGATATCAAATATcgaatggaaaaaaaattgcaacCTCATTTCTATTGttgatctctctctctctatagatagatagatagataaaagaagaaaataacattaaaggGTATATtgtactctctccgtcccattttatatgtcattcctttctataaatagttggtccataatacttgtcatttcatcaaatcaatacataaattatcatattgttcctttttttcccttgtgagttattagcatTGAAAACATACATTTGACTAACTtagaaaagttaaataaatgattcatgttcattggttaaattaattaatcaaaataaattaattcatattcattgattgaaaacttgagttccaaaaaaattaaataagaatagaaatgtaaagttacatcatttcttaatgtaaGTGCAAAGTAAATaagtgacatataaaatgggacggagggagatTATGTATATATCCTTGACTTTTtttcacataaattaaatattgaatgaAGTCATAAATGTGCAGCTTttctcataaataaaaattataaatatgaaaaagatttGCTAATTTGAGAAAGtacttttaagaaaatgattttcttttttatgttcaCGACAACTAATTTAAGCGAAATAACTTAAAGATAAAGTTGAATTTAAGTATTGCGACTTCTGAATTGAGAGAGTTAATgattttgaaatatatgtataatgGTATTCGGTTTTTAAATGTATGTTTAATGGTACTCGATTTTTacctttgaaaatttaaaatgtttgtCTAATGATATTCGATATGGTATGTTAAtggtataataattttaaaaatcaaatatcgAAATTATgatatcaaaattttagataCCGTATCATACAATTTCATGTCCACCCCTACTTGTTATACATCAATTTCATAGCCTAATTaccaaacaaaattaaagaCCATTCAATTTTGTTCTTTAAAAAGGCATTTAACTTCCAACCCTTTTGGCAACAATTAGGCAAAAATGTAGAAATGTATCAATTTTCAAATCTTATACATGTTGATAAAAACTGGTTCTTTAATTTCTATACAAAATTAGATTACTTAGttcctcttctttctttattttttcatcccaTTCGATTTTCGGTATTCATTTTAGTCTTCGACTAATCCGAATTAATGCCAATAAATCCCACTTTGGGAGGTAAACTCCCAAAGCTCGAATTTATACTTTTGGATATCAATTTTgaccaatattttaaaatatatttttcatacatgACAAGAATTGTAGTTTATCATACTTTCATATTGTTTTTCAATATcaaaactttaattttgaaatattgaatTGATCTATTCCAACTTAGCTTTGAAGTTTAGTCACATTGACTTTCGATAAGcaataaattgagacaaagggagtatgccccatgcctcgtattgatgatctatttgaccaGCTTCAGAGTGTCATAGTGTTTTCTAAGATTAATTTGAGATCCagttaccatcagttgaggaTTAGGATAGCGGACATCCTTAAGATCTCATTTAGGACTCGATGCAACTTATAATGGACTTTTATCCATAGTGTTTAAATCTTATACACCATCAGGTGATCCAAATGATATCTACAGCCTACAAGTAAGCCTCCTTCAAATATGAGATTTGGAAGTAAAACATGTTACGTGATACAACATGTAAAGATGAtctgataatataaaaattacttACACCGAcgatgtatataacttaaactctaaTCAATATATACCACAAGAAACAGAGAttcttattaagaaaataatgatcaGAGAATACCCAATGGAGGCATCTCTAGCCATTTATCAGAAATATACATATAAGTTTACATAATGCAAACTCAtcacacaaaaataaatgttcCAATGAAAGATAGATAAGTTATTCAGAACATATAAATAAGAGCAACTCGATGAACCTTCCACTATGCAGAGAGTCTGGAGAAGGGCTAGATCACAAGGGGCATTCAGAACATAAATGGAAACTAACATTTTGCCTTGGTGAAACAATTTAACACCAAAGGTCTTATGTTTATAACCTTGACACAGGAAGAGAAGCCCGCGGAGTCTCCCAATCAGTCATGACATGGTTACGCGTAATCTCCTTCAGTGAACGACAGCCACTCAATGCCATAGTTAGCTCAAACTCATCGCGTATCATCTGCAGTGCTTTCTTCACACCAGCTTCTCCATCAGCAGCCAATGACCAAATGATTGGTCGCCCAATCTGCAGAGGCGATCACAAACGTCATTTCTCTAAAACATGTAAGTTATaagaagaaacaagaatagTATGTCATAAACAGAAGTATATATGTCCTCCTTCTCCGAAAACTTGGCCTTGTACAAGGGGCAGACTAGCGTCTAGCTTAGAAGTTATATGTGAATTCACGTGAATCCAATTATTTTTTCCCAAACCTTGTGTACCTGTTAAGAATTTCACTAAATATTTGACAGTGAAACATATTATTACTGTATATTAACTTGAGGCCGTTGTAGGATCCCctaaacttcaaattctgaatCAACCTCTtgctaattatatatatacgaTCCGTTGCAAGATTGTCACAAGTTGAACTGGAAGTGACTTCTATTGAAATGCTAAGTTAGACTTCCGGTGGACATGTCATTATTGATG
Proteins encoded in this window:
- the LOC125865804 gene encoding polyadenylate-binding protein-interacting protein 9-like, translating into MAAGAKGCDEIDVIEVVVPNVKSESVVNGVVEESDVVSNGKSEYEMQDIVVHMLNNLKLNPMAKEFVPSSYNRDQIIFNNFVTADKMTMGGDGFRNNRRRGNNFNQSRRRMHSRSFRAQREDSIRRTVYVSDLDINITEEQLAALFSAYGQVVDCRVCGDPHSRLRFAFVEFADEYSAKASLCLCGTILGFSQLKVLPSKTAILPVNPTFLPRSEDEREMCARTVYCTNIDKMVSQADVKFFFETRCGVVSRLRLLGDQVHSTRIGFVEFVMAESAILALDLCGEMLGSQPIRVSPSKTPVRPRVSGPAMH